CGGAAGCGGTGCGCCGCCGGCCGTATGCGGTGATCCTGTTCGATGAAATCGAGAAGGCGCACGCGGACGTGTTCAACGTGCTGCTGCAGGTTCTCGACGACGGGCGGCTGACCGACGGGCAGGGCCGCACGGTGGACTTCCGCAATACGATCGTGATCATGACGTCGAACCTGCCGCCGGAGAACCTGCGCACCTTCTTCCGGCCGGAGTTCCTGAACCGGATCGACGAGACGGTGATCTTCCACCCGCTGACGCACGAGCATCTGCGGCGCATCGTCGACATCCAGATCGAGCGCGTGCGGAAGCGCCTGGCCGAGCGCCACATCACGCTCGAGCTGAGCGACGAAGCGCGGGACCATCTGATTCTGGTGGGCTACGAGCCGGAGTACGGCGCGCGTCCGCTGAAGCGCGCCATCCAGCGCGAACTGGAAACGCTGATCGCGCGGCGGATTCTCGAGGGGAAGATCCGCGACGGCGCGCATCTCTACGTGACTGCGCCGCGCGGCGCTCTCGAGATCGAAGTCCGCGAACCCGTGCGCACCCAGTGAGGCGCGGCGCGCGTCTGAAACAATAGCCAACGCAGGATCGAGGCAACCATGAGCGAACCGGTCATCCAGAACCAGGAATCGAATCTTCTCACGCTGCCCGTTCTTCCGCTGAAGAACGTGGTGCTGTTCCCGAAGCTGATCCTGCCGCTGTCGGTGGGCCGCGACGCGTCGCGCGCGGCGGTGGAAGCGGCGATCAAGCATCACGAGGGCCACCTCATCCTGCTGACGCAGAAGAACCCGGAGACGGAGCTGCCGGGACCGGACGATCTGCATCAGGTGGGCACGCACGCCAAGATCCGCAAGGTGCTGCGGTCGACGCCGTCGCTGATCGAGATCGTGGCTTCGGGGCTCGAGCGCGTGGGCGTGCTGTCGATCGAATCCGCGGGCCAGTACCTGCAGGCGAAGGCGCAGCCGATGCCGCTCGTGCCGGACCACTCGACCGAGGAGCGGGCGCTGCAGACGGCGCTGTTCGAGCTGGCGGCGAAGACGCTGGAGCGGATCAACCCGCAGGCCGCCGAGCAGATCTCGAACCTGCTGTCGAGCGCCGACGACCCGCAGCAGCTGATGTGGCTGCTGGCGACGGCGTTCAACCTGGGCTCGGACAAGCTGCAGCATCTGCTGGAGTCGCCGACGCTGAAGGACGCCTTCCAGCTGGCGGTGCAGTACATCACCGAGGAAGCGCGCATCCTCGAGGTGCGGCAGAAGATCGTCAGCGAAGCGCAGGAGGAGATGAGCAAGGAGCAGCGCGAGTACGTGCTGCGCCGGCAGCTGAAGGCCATCCAGCAGGAGCTGGGCGAAGACGACCCGGCGAAAGCGGAAGCCGAGGAGCTGCGCAAGCGGCTGGATGAAACGAAGCTTCCGGAAGAGGCGAAGAAGGAGGCCGAGCGCGAGTTCCGCCGCTTCGAGCGGCTGCCGGACCAGAGCCCGGAACGCCATGTGATCCGCACCTGGCTGGACCTGGTGCTCGAGCTGCCATGGTTCACCGAGACGGAAGACAACCTGGACATCGCCCGGGCGCGGCAGGTTCTCAACGAGGACCACTACGGGCTGGAGGACGTGAAGGAGCGCATCCTCGAGCACCTGGGCGTGCTCCAGCGGAACCCGTCGGCGAAGGCGCCGATCCTGTGTTTCGTCGGACCGCCGGGCGTCGGCAAGACGTCGCTCGGGCAGTCGATCGCACGGGCGCTGGGGCGCAAGTTCGAGCGCTTCTCGCTGGGCGGCATGCACGACGAGAGCGAGCTGCGCGGGCACCGTCGCACCTACATCGGCGCGCTCCCCGGGCGGCTGATCAACGCCATCCGGCGCGCGGGGGCGCGCAATCCGGTGCTGATGCTGGATGAAGTGGACAAGCTGGGGCGCGACTTCCGGGGCGACCCGGCGTCGGCGCTGCTCGAGGTGCTCGATCCGGAGCAGAACAGCACGTTCCGCGACAACTATCTCGACCTGGCGTTCGACCTGTCGAAGGTGATGTTCATCACCACGGCGAACACGCTGGAGACGATTCCGCAGCCGCTGTTGGACCGCATGGAGGTGATCCGGCTGGCGGGTTACAGCGAGGAAGAAAAGGTCGCGATCGCCAACCGCTACCTGATTCCGCGGCAGCTGAAGGAGACGGGGCTGACGGCGGAGCTGGTGCAGTTCCCCGAAGAAGGCATCCGCAAGATCATCGAGAGCTACACGCGCGAGGCGGGGCTGCGCAACCTGGAGCGCAACATCGCCAGCCTGTGCCGCAAGGCGGCGCTGAAGTTCGCCGAAGGGCGCACGGAGCCGATCGTGATGACGCCGGAGAGGATCGTCGAGCTGCTGGGTCCGGAGACGTATCTGCCCGAGGAAGCGCGCAAGGATTTGCCGGCGGGCGTGGCGACGGGGCTGGCGTGGACTCCGTCCGGCGGCGACGTGCTCTATGTGGAGGCGATGCTGCTGCCCAAGGGCAAGGGGCTGACGCTGACCGGACAGCTCGGCGACGTGATGCAGGAGTCGGCCAAGGCGGCGCAGAGTTATCTGTGGGCGCACGCCGAGGCCTACGGGATCGACCCGGCGCTGTTCAGCGACTACGGCGTGCACATCCACGTGCCTTCGGGCGCGATTCCGAAAGACGGCCCGTCGGCGGGCATCACGATCGCAGTGGCGCTGGCTTCTCTCTATACGAAGAAGCCGGCGCGCAGCGACACGGCGATGACAGGCGAGATCACGCTCACGGGACGCGTGCTGCCTATCGGCGGCGTGAAAGAAAAGACGCTGGCAGCGCGCCGCGCGGGCATCCGCCGCGTGATTCTGCCGAAACGCAATGCGAAGGACCTGCGCGACCTGCCGGAGAACGTCCGCAATGAGATGGAGTTTCTCTTTGCGGAGAACATCGACGACGTGTTCCGGCAGGTGATTCCGGGCCTGATTCCGGAGCCGGCTCCGGCAGCGGCTTCCTCGTAACGCGCAAGCCGCGGAATCCGGCCTGCCCTGCGGCGCGCCGGTATGATGGCTGCATGCCGCTGAGAAGAATCACGCGCCGGGCGTGGCTGGCCGGCGCCGCCGTGACGGCCGCAGCCCAAGGCGGAGAAGGCCGCGTGATGACCGTGCGCGGGCCGGTGGCACCGGAATCGCTCGGTCTTGTGCTCCCGCACGAGCATTTCTTTTCGAACTTCGGCGAAGAGCCTGCCGAGCCTCCGGTATACGACGAGGCCGCTCTGCTCGAGGCCGTCGTGCCGTATGCGCGGCGACTGAAGCAACTGGGCTGCGGAGCGGTGGCGGACGCGACGGCGGCGTGGTTCGGCAGGAATCCGCTGCTGCTGAGGACGATCTCGGAGAAGACAGGGCTGCACGTCCTGACGAACACGGGCTACTACGGGGCGGCGTCGGACCGGTACGTGCCGAAGCATGCTTTCGAGGAAGACGCCGTTCGGCTGGCTTCGCGGTGGGTGCGCGAGTGGCGCGAAGGCATCGCGGGCACGGGCATCCGGCCAGGGTTCATCAAGACCGGAGTGGATGCGGGTCCGCTGTCGGAAATCGACGCGAAGCTCGTGCGCGCGGCGGCGCTGACCCATCGCGAGACCGGTCTGACAATCGCCGTGCACACGGGCGGCAACCCGGAGGCGGCCATGAGGCAGATGGCGATCGTGCGGGAAGAGGGCGTCTCGCCGGAGGCGTGGATCTGGGTGCATGCCCATCAGGTGAAGAGCGGCGAGGAAGAGGCGCTGGAAAAGGCGGCGGAGGCGGGGGCGTGGATCAGTCTGGACGGGCTGGACGAGGCGACGCTCGAACGGCACCTGGAACTCGTGCTGCGGCTGCGCGCGAAGGGATCTCTGAGCCGCGTTCTGCTGTCGCACGACGGCAACAGCTTCCGCGCGGGCGGGAAGCGGCCGATGCGGCCCTACACGCTGCTGTTCGAGCAGTTCCTTCCGCAGCTGCGCCGGGCGGGCGTTTCCGAAAGCGAGATTGCACGGCTCACGCGCGACAACCCTGCGCGCGCGCTCACGGTGCGCCGCCGCCTGACGGGGTGAAAGCCGGGCCAGGGTCGATCGGTGCGGGATGGTGCGCCCCGGGCAGGGGATGGTCAAGAGCGTGGGGGAAGGAAGCGGGCCTCGCGGGAGCCGCCAGGGGTCGGCTCCGGCTGCGGCGAGACGGAATCAGGGTGGAGGATTCTGGCGTTGGGGGCTTGCCCGGCCGCCCCGAAGCGGCCGGGCCTTTTTCGCCAACATGGCCGCGATTCTGCAATTCTCCGGCTGGCTCAGAGCCAACCGCATCAATCGCCCGCCGGCAGTCCGGCGATGGCTGTCATGACATCGGCATCGGGAGAAACCGGAGGGCCGAAGCGCACGACGAGGCGCCCGGCGCGCTCGCTGATGCGCGCTGGCACGACCGGGCGGCCGATGCGGCGGAGCAGACGGTCGATGCCCGGCAGCGCGGGTCCGATCCGGCCGGCCACGCCGGCCACGCCTTCCGGGAAGATCCCGATCGGGCAGCGCAGACCCGGCAGCTCGCGCAGCAGCGTGCGCAGCGAGCCGGCCGTGAATGCGGGATTTGCGCCATGGAAGCTGACCGGGTACGCCCACAGGGCATGGGCCACACGGGGCAGCAGCAGATCGCCGGGCGAGCGGAACGAGAAGGGTCCCAGGCGCCAGCGCGGCCAGTTTGCCGTCACCAGCCAGCGCACGGGAGGATCGAGCGGGCCGTAGTTCCGCACGACGGCCTGCGTGAGCACGGAGGCGGGATGAAGGATCCACAGCCCCTTGCGCTGATAATGGTTCGCCGCCAGGACGAAGCGCGGTTCGCCGGGCAGATGTTCCAGCCCTTCGATCACGGGTGGCGGATCCATGCGGGCCACGACGCGGGCGGTGAAATCGTTGAGGTCGCGGCGCGTGCCGCGCCGGATGTGGTCCGTGAGACCGAAGACCAGATCCCAGGGGACGGGATACGAAACCAGCTCAGACACGGCGTCCCTTCCACACTGCGCCGCGCCCGGTGATCGAGGCGAACATGGCGGAAACGACAATGCCCTGGAAAAGGTAGATCGCGAGCGGCGCCCACAGGGCGCGGCGCCAGCTCCCGTACCACGGCTTCCACGCCAGGATGGCAGCCGCGGGCGGCAGCAGCGCCGCTGCGCGCCAGCCAGCCCGCGCGAGCAGCACCGACGCAGGCAGCCACGACGTCATCGCAATGGTGGCGAGGATGATGAGCAGTCCGCAGCGCGGGTTGTGAAACAGCACGCGGAACGAATTCTTCTGGAAACCCCGCCAGAGAGACAGGAACGAGTCGTACATCCGCACGCGCGCCAGCTGTTCCGCGCGGCAGACGGCGAAGGGCAGGCCATGGCGCTTGAACAGCACGGCGAGCGCCACGTCTTCCGTGACCGAGGAAGCGACAGCCTGATGGCCTCCCAGGCGGAAGTACTCTTCGCGGCGGATGAGAATGCACTGGCCGTTGGCGAGCGCCTCGGGGCTGGCAGGATCGTTGAGCCGCGCGGCGTCGACCCCGGCGAAGTACAGCCCGAGGCCGTATTCGACGAGCGCCGATTCGAACCAGCGCTGGCAGACCTGGCGCGGGAAGACGCTGACGGCGTCAAGTCCGCGGGTTTGGGCGAAGGCGAGAAGCGACGGGACGAAGCCGGGCTCGTACCAGGTGTCGGCATCGACAAAAAGAAGCCATTCTGTTTTGGCTTGGCTCGCGCCGGTCCAGCAGGCGTGGGGCTTGCCGAGCCAGCCTTCCGGAAGGGGAGGGGCAGAGGCCACCGTGGCGCCGGCCGCGCGCGCTTCTTCCGCCGTGCGGTCGCCGGAGTGGTCATCCACCACGATCACGGAGACGGAAGGCGCGAGCGAGCGGACGCAGCGCGCGATGACCGTCTCTTCGTTGCGCGCTGGAATGATGGCGGTGACGCGGCCTTCCGGAGCGCGCGCGCCGTCCGGCGGGATTTCCGGAAGCTGAAGATACTGCCTCCGCGAGCGGCGGCCGAAATACAGGATCAGCGCGCAGACAGCGATGGCGAAGGAGACAGCGGGATTCACGTCACTCTCTTGATGGTGGGCCCGGCGACGCCGTCGGGGAAGAGAGGTTTTTCCTGCTCGGCCTGCCAGCGTCCCTCGCCGTCCTGGGCGCGCGCCTGGACGAACTCGGCGCGGGGAGCGTCGAGCGCGGCCTTCCAGCGGGTCCAGGTGTAGCGGGCCATCGGCGTTTCCAGCTGCGCTTCCACCCAGGGGCCGCCATCGGCCCGCACCTGCACCCTCTGCACCCCTCGGATGCCGGCGTAGGCGACGCCACCGATGCGGAGCGCGCCGTTTTCGCGCCGCACGCGGTCGATGAAGCAGCCCGTGTGGACCACCGGTTCTTTCGTGTAGCCCATCTTCGGCCAGGTGCCGAAATACGGGCGCGTCACAAGGCGGATCTCCCGCAGCCATTTGACGCTCTTGAAGCCGTAATACTTCGGAGCGACGATGCGGATGGGAAAGCCGTGCGTGCGGTCGAGCGTCGTGCCGTTCATGCCAAGCGCCAGCAGCATGTCGTCGGAGAGCGCATGGCGCGGGTCGAGCGAATCGTCGTGCCCGTCGATTCCCAGGAACGCGATCTCGACGACATCGGAGGGGATGCGTGACGGATCAATCAATTGCCGCAGCGACAGGCCGCTCCACTCTGCCGTGCCCATCAGGTTCGATTTCAGCGTGTTCGACACGCAGCGCATCGTCGTGACGCGCTGCATGCGCGGCATCGAGAACAGTTCTCCGTAGGTGAGGGAGCGCAGCGGGCGGCCGTCGAGCGTGATGTCGAGCTTCCATTGGCGCGGGTCGATCACCGGATCCACGGTGTTCTTGCTCATGCCGTAGAAAGCTTCCACCGGGGTGATGAAGGGCCGGACCAGCCCTTCGCCGAAAGTGTCCGGCGGCGGCTGGAATGGATAAAGAACGCGCGGCTCGACGGCGCGGGCGGCGTACACGCGGTTGCGGGCGAAGCTCTCGCCGGCCACCAGCGCAGTGCCGCCGGCCATCAGCAACGGAGTGAAGACGTCCCGCCGCGTCGGCCCTGCTGCCTGTGCAGCTGCCGGAGCAGCGGCGCGGCGGGCGCGGCGGAGGACCAGTTCAACCGCAAACACAACCAGCCAGGCGGCCGCGCCGATCGCCGCCAGTCCGCCCGTGGCAGCCAGCGGCTTGGCCCACTCGCCCAGCCGGGTGAGCAGGAACACGGCCTGATCGTTGGGCGTGCGCGCCATGATCCATTCGGCGATCCGGTCCGTCACGAGCGGCGCGCCGGCGGCGAGAAACAGCAGGTAATTCAGCGCGCAGAAAGCCAGCGCGGCCAGGCTGGAGCGGCGCAGAGTGCGGCGGAGCATACGGCTTGTGCGGTGATCCAGTACTTCTCCCGGCGGCTGACGACGGCGCGGCGCGCAAAGACGTCGTAGTCCGAGGCCTCGATGCGGTTCAGGATGCGGGCGTAGATGCGCGACGCCAGGTCGACGGCGAAACGCCCGCGGGAATGCAGAAACGGCAGCCCGGCGCGGCCCAGCTCGTAGAAGCGCCGCGCGCGGGCGATCTGGAAATCCATCAGCCGCCGGAACGCCTCCGTGCGCCGCCCGGCGGCCAAATCGGCCCGGCTGACGCCGAACCGCTCCAGATCCTCCTGCGGCAGGTACAGCCGGCCGCGGCGCAGATCCTCGCCCACGTCCCGGAGGATGTTGGTGAGCTGCATGGCGATGCCCATGTGGATGGCTTCCGCATGCGGCGCCCCGTCGAAGCCGACCACGTGCATCATCATCAGGCCGACGGTGGAGGCGACCCGGTAGCAGTACTGGCGGAGTTCGTCGAAGCTGGCGTACTCGCTCTTCACGAGGTCCATTTCCACGCCGTCGATCAGCTCGAAGGCGTAGCGCGGCGGGATGGAAAACCGCCGCACCGCGGCGCTGAAGGTGTCCAGCACGTCGTCGCCGGTGGCGATGCCATCCACGGCGAGCGCGAGCTTGCGGCGCCAGGCGTCCAGATCGGGCGGCGCGGCGGCCTCGTCCACCAGGTCATCGGTGGTGCGGCAGAACCAGTAGACGGCGTACGCGCCCTCGGCCACTTCGCGCGGGAAGAAGCGCGTGGCGAAGTAGAACGATTTCGATCCGCGCGCGGTGGCTAGGCGGGCACGTTCGCGCATACCAGCTTCTCCACGATCTTGGCCGAGCTGAGCACGCCGGGCACGCCCGCGCCCGGATGCGTTCCGGCGCCGGCGAAATACAGGTTGGGGATGTCCTCGCTCTGGTTGTGCGGGCGGAACCAGGCCGACTGCGTGAACACCGGCTCGAAGCTGAAGCCCGCGCCGGCGTACGAATTGAGCGTCGTCTCGAAGTCCAGCGGCGTCAGCGTGCGCAGCGTGGCGAGGTTGTCGAGCAGCCCCGGAATGCAGCGCCGGTCGAGGAACTCGAGCACGCGGCGCGTGAACGGTTCGTTCTCCCTGTTCCAGTCGATGCCCGAGAGCTGATTCGGAACCGGAACCAGAGCGTAGAAGCAGTCGCAGCCCGGCGGCGCCATCGAAGGATCGGTCGCCGTGGGACGGTGCAGGTAGAGGGAGAATTCCCCGCTCAAACGTTTCTTGTTGAAAATGTCGTCGAGCAGCTCCCGGTAGTGCGGGCTGAGGATGATCGTGTGGTGGCGCAGCTCCGGATACTGCCGCTTCGTGCCGAAGTAGACCACCCAAAGGCCCATCGAGTAGCGCATGCGCTCGAGCCGGCGGTCCGTGTACTTGCGGCGGTGCCCGGGAGCGATCATGCGGCGGTAGGTGTTGGCGACATCGGCGTTGGAGACGACGGCGTCGCAGGGGAATGTGCGGCCGTCCCGCGTGACGACGCTGTGCGCCAGACCGTCGCGGATCTCGATGCGCTCGACGGGAGACGAGAGATGCACGCGCCCGCCGAGCTCCTCGAACAGGCGTCCGAGGGCCGCCACCAGCGCTCCAGTGCCGCCCATGACGTAATGCACGCCCCACTGCCGCTCGAGATAGTGAATCAGCGCGTAGATGGACGTGGTCTGGAACGGATTGCCGCCGACCAGAAGCGGGTGGAAGCTGAACACGCGGCGCAGCAGCGGGTCTTTCACGTACTGCGCGGCGAACTGATAGACGGTCTTGTAGGACTGCAGCCGGATGAGGTCCGGCGCGATGGAGAACATGTCGGAGAAGCGCAGGAACGGCTTGTCCGCCAGCTCGACGAAGCCTTTCTGGAAGATCGCCTTCGCCTTGCGGATCATCGTGCGGTAGCCTTCCAGATCGCCGGGCGAGAAGGCGGCGACGCGCCGCTCGGTCTCGGCTTCATCGCCGTTGTATTCGAACGAGCGGCCGTCGTGGAACTCGATCCGGTAGAAAGGATCCACCGGCACGATGCGGCAGTAGTCTTCCGTGCGGCGGCCGGCCGCCTGGAAGATTTCGTCGATCAGGAAGGGCGCGGTGATGACGGTGGGGCCGCCGTCGAACGTGAAGCCGTCCTGGCGGTAGACGTAGGCCCGGCCGCCGAGCTGATCGCGGGCTTCGATCAGATCGGCCTGGTAGCCGCGAGCCTGCAGGCGGATGGCCGAGGCCAACCCGCCGAAGCCCGATCCGATGACCACGATGCGGCGGCGTTTTTCGGCTGGCTGGACGGGAGCGGAGGCGACGGGAGAACTACTGGCAGCGGGCACGGAGCACCTCCACGAGTTCGAGCAGTTCCACATTGGCCGGCGCCAGC
This DNA window, taken from Bryobacteraceae bacterium, encodes the following:
- the lon gene encoding Lon protease, which encodes MSEPVIQNQESNLLTLPVLPLKNVVLFPKLILPLSVGRDASRAAVEAAIKHHEGHLILLTQKNPETELPGPDDLHQVGTHAKIRKVLRSTPSLIEIVASGLERVGVLSIESAGQYLQAKAQPMPLVPDHSTEERALQTALFELAAKTLERINPQAAEQISNLLSSADDPQQLMWLLATAFNLGSDKLQHLLESPTLKDAFQLAVQYITEEARILEVRQKIVSEAQEEMSKEQREYVLRRQLKAIQQELGEDDPAKAEAEELRKRLDETKLPEEAKKEAEREFRRFERLPDQSPERHVIRTWLDLVLELPWFTETEDNLDIARARQVLNEDHYGLEDVKERILEHLGVLQRNPSAKAPILCFVGPPGVGKTSLGQSIARALGRKFERFSLGGMHDESELRGHRRTYIGALPGRLINAIRRAGARNPVLMLDEVDKLGRDFRGDPASALLEVLDPEQNSTFRDNYLDLAFDLSKVMFITTANTLETIPQPLLDRMEVIRLAGYSEEEKVAIANRYLIPRQLKETGLTAELVQFPEEGIRKIIESYTREAGLRNLERNIASLCRKAALKFAEGRTEPIVMTPERIVELLGPETYLPEEARKDLPAGVATGLAWTPSGGDVLYVEAMLLPKGKGLTLTGQLGDVMQESAKAAQSYLWAHAEAYGIDPALFSDYGVHIHVPSGAIPKDGPSAGITIAVALASLYTKKPARSDTAMTGEITLTGRVLPIGGVKEKTLAARRAGIRRVILPKRNAKDLRDLPENVRNEMEFLFAENIDDVFRQVIPGLIPEPAPAAASS
- a CDS encoding aryldialkylphosphatase, yielding MPLRRITRRAWLAGAAVTAAAQGGEGRVMTVRGPVAPESLGLVLPHEHFFSNFGEEPAEPPVYDEAALLEAVVPYARRLKQLGCGAVADATAAWFGRNPLLLRTISEKTGLHVLTNTGYYGAASDRYVPKHAFEEDAVRLASRWVREWREGIAGTGIRPGFIKTGVDAGPLSEIDAKLVRAAALTHRETGLTIAVHTGGNPEAAMRQMAIVREEGVSPEAWIWVHAHQVKSGEEEALEKAAEAGAWISLDGLDEATLERHLELVLRLRAKGSLSRVLLSHDGNSFRAGGKRPMRPYTLLFEQFLPQLRRAGVSESEIARLTRDNPARALTVRRRLTG
- a CDS encoding glycosyl hydrolase, with the protein product MNPAVSFAIAVCALILYFGRRSRRQYLQLPEIPPDGARAPEGRVTAIIPARNEETVIARCVRSLAPSVSVIVVDDHSGDRTAEEARAAGATVASAPPLPEGWLGKPHACWTGASQAKTEWLLFVDADTWYEPGFVPSLLAFAQTRGLDAVSVFPRQVCQRWFESALVEYGLGLYFAGVDAARLNDPASPEALANGQCILIRREEYFRLGGHQAVASSVTEDVALAVLFKRHGLPFAVCRAEQLARVRMYDSFLSLWRGFQKNSFRVLFHNPRCGLLIILATIAMTSWLPASVLLARAGWRAAALLPPAAAILAWKPWYGSWRRALWAPLAIYLFQGIVVSAMFASITGRGAVWKGRRV
- the pys gene encoding phytoene synthase — its product is MRERARLATARGSKSFYFATRFFPREVAEGAYAVYWFCRTTDDLVDEAAAPPDLDAWRRKLALAVDGIATGDDVLDTFSAAVRRFSIPPRYAFELIDGVEMDLVKSEYASFDELRQYCYRVASTVGLMMMHVVGFDGAPHAEAIHMGIAMQLTNILRDVGEDLRRGRLYLPQEDLERFGVSRADLAAGRRTEAFRRLMDFQIARARRFYELGRAGLPFLHSRGRFAVDLASRIYARILNRIEASDYDVFARRAVVSRREKYWITAQAVCSAALCAAPAWPRWLSAR
- a CDS encoding phytoene desaturase encodes the protein MPAASSSPVASAPVQPAEKRRRIVVIGSGFGGLASAIRLQARGYQADLIEARDQLGGRAYVYRQDGFTFDGGPTVITAPFLIDEIFQAAGRRTEDYCRIVPVDPFYRIEFHDGRSFEYNGDEAETERRVAAFSPGDLEGYRTMIRKAKAIFQKGFVELADKPFLRFSDMFSIAPDLIRLQSYKTVYQFAAQYVKDPLLRRVFSFHPLLVGGNPFQTTSIYALIHYLERQWGVHYVMGGTGALVAALGRLFEELGGRVHLSSPVERIEIRDGLAHSVVTRDGRTFPCDAVVSNADVANTYRRMIAPGHRRKYTDRRLERMRYSMGLWVVYFGTKRQYPELRHHTIILSPHYRELLDDIFNKKRLSGEFSLYLHRPTATDPSMAPPGCDCFYALVPVPNQLSGIDWNRENEPFTRRVLEFLDRRCIPGLLDNLATLRTLTPLDFETTLNSYAGAGFSFEPVFTQSAWFRPHNQSEDIPNLYFAGAGTHPGAGVPGVLSSAKIVEKLVCANVPA